A single Salmo salar chromosome ssa19, Ssal_v3.1, whole genome shotgun sequence DNA region contains:
- the LOC106578976 gene encoding zinc finger protein 501: MSNFIALQTQLASVMETLVHAAVAELGKLVEDSSVFVFSLELTQGNSEDEELSAKLQTESQNKMTDFATIMEVLGNEALGKIMKIVDDTKFLMDFESKSFKGHRGKKAKPQASILNILSVGGMAEEHSYGGSGKTAEQTVSMESADVEEVDTPESPLVLAVSVKDEHGQIDLGAIAERAADDAFAGNSSSEHQYGMISDDPLVNPTDILLETLFAQKKLFICTECGKSFSTQSNLKSHQRLHTGEKPFVCMFCNKAFAHKQSCNDHIRTHTGEKPFICGVCGKCFGKQAHLKTHSIIHTGEKPYSCTVCGKSFNLAQNLSRHQQIHTGEKIFTCLLCGKGFTRAVTLKTHQLIHTGQKPFKCIQCEKSFRHAVNLKNHQRIHTGVRPFSCDLCGKTFRQSVNLKIHKRIHTGERPYICTECGKTFSQQSSLMSHGRTHSNERPFQCSFCEKRFNNANSLKLHQRIHTGEKPYSCEICGKTFSQGSHLRTHKRHVHAGGKQYICDKCGKRYSDKRNLKMHKCVYAST, translated from the exons atGTCAAATTTCATCGCGTTGCAGACCCAGTTGGCCTCTGTCATGGAGACCCTTGTTCACGCGGCGGTGGCCGAACTGGGTAAACTTGTAGAGGACAGTTCTGTTTTCGTGTTCAGCCTGGAACTGACCCAGGGGAATAGCGAGGATGAAGAATTATCGGCAAAACTGCAGACTGAGAGTCAGAATAAGATG ACAGACTTTGCCACAATCATGGAGGTACTGGGCAATGAGGCATTGGGTAAAATAATGAAAATTGTGGATGATACAAAGTTTTTGATGGACTTTGAATCCAAGTCCTTCAAAGGCCATAGAGGGAAAAAAGCCAAACCACAAGCGAGCATCTTGAATATTCTGTCAGTTGGAGGAATGG CGGAGGAACATTCTTATGGCGGAAGTGGTAAAACTGCGGAGCAAACTGTTTCAATGGAG TCTGCAGATGTGGAGGAAGTGGACACACCAGAATCTCCCCTTGTCTTGGCTGTTTCTGTCAAAGACGAGCATGGGCAAATAGACCTGGGAGCCATTGCAGAGA GAGCTGCCGATGATGCTTTTGCAGGAAACTCTTCTTCAGAGCACCAGTATGGTATGATTAGCGATGACCCCCTGGTGAACCCCACAGACATCCTATTGGAGACTTTGTTTGCCCAAAAGAAGCTCTTCATTTGCACCGAGTGTGGGAAAAGTTTCTCCACACAGAGTAACCTCAAATCCCACCAGCGACTTCACACTGGCGAGAAACCGTTTGTGTGCATGTTCTGCAACAAAGCCTTTGCCCACAAACAGAGTTGTAATGATCACATCCGCACCCACACTGGTGAGAAGCCCTTCATATGTGGCGTGTGTGGGAAATGCTTCGGCAAGCAGGCGCACCTCAAGACCCATTCGATAATCCACACGGGCGAAAAGCCTTACAGCTGCACTGTGTGTGGCAAGAGCTTCAACCTGGCTCAAAATCTGTCTAGACACCAGCAAATTCACACGGGAGAGAAAATCTTCACCTGTTTACTGTGCGGGAAAGGCTTCACACGCGCTGTAACACTGAAGACCCATCAACTTATTCACACTGGACAAAAGCCCTTCAAGTGTATTCAGTGTGAGAAGAGTTTCCGTCACGCTGTCAATCTGAAGAACCACCAGCGGATTCATACAGGCGTCAGACCATTTAGTTGTGACTTGTGTGGCAAGACATTCCGTCAATCGGTGAATCTTAAAATACACAAGCGCATCCACACTGGAGAGAGGCCATATATCTGCACAGAATGCGGCAAGACCTTCAGTCAGCAGAGTAGTCTCATGTCTCACGGACGCACCCACTCTAACGAGAGACCTTTCCAGTGTAGCTTCTGCGAGAAAAGATTCAACAATGCCAACAGTCTGAAGTTGCACCAGAGAatccatacaggagagaagccgtaCAGCTGTGAAATCTGTGGAAAGACCTTCAGTCAGGGCAGTCATCTCCGAACACACAAGAGGCATGTCCACGCAGGAGGGAAACAGTACATTTGTGATAAATGTGGGAAGAGGTATTCAGACAAACGGAATCTTAagatgcacaaatgtgtttatgcCTCAACCTAA
- the dnajc9 gene encoding dnaJ homolog subfamily C member 9: MGLLDHCEELFKTSNLYDVIGVTNDASEAEVRRGYYKVSLQVHPDRSPGDGQATAKFQTLGKVYAVLSNKDQRAIYDEQGIVDEESDSLDQDRNWEEYWRTMFPKITLQDILNFEKSYKDSEEEKHDLMRVYEEHKGDMDMIMENVLCATQEDEPRIRAILQCAIDSKELLAHKAFTNESAKKKSSRKRKADKERKEAEEMQKEMGLNSEDSLVAMIKKNQKSKEAGFNNFMDNLEAKYCKKRPSSSSGRKGKK, translated from the exons ATGGGTTTACTGGATCACTGTGAGGAGCTGTTCAAGACGTCAAACCTTTATGATGTAATCGGTGTCACAAATGATGCATCGGAGGCAGAGGTTCGACGGGGTTATTATAAAGTCTCACTACAAGTCCACCCTGACAGATCACCAGGTGACGGGCAAGCCACTGCCAAGTTCCAG ACTCTAGGGAAGGTGTATGCAGTCTTGAGTAACAAAGACCAAAGGGCCATTTACGACGAGCAGGGCATAGTAGACGAGGAGTCCGACTCACTTGACCAAGATCGTAACTGGGAAGAATATTGGAGAACAATGTTTCCTAAG ATCACACTTCAAGATATCCTGAACTTTGAGAAGTCCTACAAGGACTCTGAGGAAGAAAAGCATGATCTGATGCGGGTCTATGAGGAGCACAAGGGCGACATGGACATGATCATGGAGAACGTGCTGTGTGCCACCCAGGAGGACGAGCCACGGATCAGAGCCATCCTCCAGTGCGCCATCGACTCCAAGGAGCTGCTGGCTCACAAGGCTTTCACCAACGAGAGTGCTAAGAAGAAAAGCAGCCGCAAACGCAAG GCCGATAAAGAGCGTAAAGAGGCAGAGGAGATGCAGAAAGAGATGGGCCTGAACAGCGAGGACAGCCTGGTGGCCATGATCAAG AAAAATCAGAAGTCAAAAGAGGCAGGCTTTAACAATTTTATGGATAACCTGGAGGCAAAGTACTGCAAGAAAAGACCAAGCTCCTCCTCAGGAAGGAagggaaaaaagtga